GTTGATTTGACCGAATGGCAACTAATTACTACAAGATTGGGACTTTGTTTCAGATACGCAATTCTTACATcattgaaacaaattgacatctCTTTCTGACGATTCAAATCTCGCCGAATCTCATGAGACGATCAGTTAGAATGTCTTTTGAGAATGAAAATTCCGTAAGGGCCCATTTTTAACATAGGAATTTGGTGGCATGGGTAtaacaaaatgtcattattGGTATGGCTTATTAAACCACAATAAAAACTATGATAATGGCCATTGTAACTCGAAACAGTTGATTTCTATTTTATAGTCAAAACATATACGTACAGTATAGTTTCAGTTTACTTGTAGTCAGTTGTGTGAGCTCGACGTCATGGCTATTTTTAGATTTCAAAAGGGGGCAAGTCTATTATGCTCGCACTACATATAGCGTATATGTGCATTGTACATAGAAAACTCATAAAGCACCGCAAATTGACCACTTTCTATTTTGTTGGCTATAAATTCATGTCACATTTAtagtttttttggtttttttgcgTCCCACTTTTCAAACTTGAaaagctgtacatgtatttcaaacacaacGGTGTCGATACAGAGTATATACGTAACGTGAACTTACGCGTTGTCATGAGGTAAACTCTTCCTGCTTCAACTTGTACATTTGTTTGCATTTCTATAGCGGACAACTAAAGCTACTTTCACTCTTGATCCttaaaacaatttaaattgCACAAAATTAGGTTTTAGCGCCTTAGATCAACCTACCTTTAAGACTGCGTCACGGCGATAGATCAGGCAGGTCTGTCTACGGGCTCAGCTTGTTACCTAGTACTAGTAGCGGGGTGACGTATTGAAGGGGTGGAATTTGCTGCGAATACAACGACGTGTCAATGAATTATATTATAACGTGTAGGCCCTTTGATTATTAATCTGTGactcttttttaaaaataatatgcGAGTTAAACGTGAGTTTTGCAATGCAATGCCAACTACTGAAGAACTCTCCAAAATTTTACAATAAACtaccaaaaattatttttttgtgaaCTATGGTCTCTGGCCTACCGAGCTATGATGTAAGCTCCACCAAGAATGAACCGATTTATTAATCTAAGCAGAAGAAATATGAAGTCTATATATATCAGTGACCCGATATAATGCATACCTTTGACGGAAATATCTTGCTTAGTAACTCAAAGAATAGCTTCAAAGGTCAGTATATCAGAGAaggtcccaaaacagtacatgtGCAGCCAACGGATCTGTTCGTCGTCCAAAGAGCTGTTCGTAACAAATTGTCCAATTGATGGGcatcattttatcatcttttgAGAGGGAGGAGGGCGGGGGAGACTGGATTTTGTTTTAGTGAGAGGGCAATATTTTTTTGTCGGTAGAGGGAGTCTTGCTCCTGCCTCCGTTAGTTGGAAAAATATTGTTAGTAgagtatatgtatttattaatgaCACTTTTGGGAATCTCTCTCAATGTGAGATTTCTCTGGTGAGACCCACATTTATTTGTAAAGGAATTTCTTATTATCTATATGACCCTGGAGTCGCTCTTACTTAATTGTAGGGTATCATACATTTCCACATTTCCTGAATGCAGGTAGGGGTTACCGTAATAATTGCACAATGTCATGTTAAACTGTATGTGTACCCTTCGGTGGAGGGGTAGGGGtgtgaatacaaaatatatttggtTCATTTTGGTGGCCATGAAATCTTTTGAGAGGGGGTGGGGgcgaaaacattttgaccacgatatcccccccccccaggcccctgccgtaaattcagtaaattctgctcgttcccaGTCTAGAAGTGTGTAGTGGTTTCACGTGCACTATCTCAAGTGACCGTTCAAACCAAGCCAAGACCCACGACTTTGTAACCATTGACATCTTTTCTGTAAAAATATGTAACTTACTATTAGACATGTGTTGATATAAAAAGATGAATATGTACTATTGAACTTATAAGGTCAAGAAATAAGTGTACAATTCACTGTGCAAGTTCccacacattaaaaaaaatggctCTGAATAACCTTTTAAAATTCGGTTCATTTTGTTATCAGGTTCAGTTATCACGATAACCATATACTAGTCATGTGTTTTAATGATTTCCGAATAATTGGTCAATCCGGTAAGATCAACATTTGTATgaattttaatgtttatttgatgttttttatATCGAATTCCGGGGtagtttctgtctgtctgtctgtctgtctgtctgtctgtctgtctgtctgtctgttctttCATAGTTCTTGCAAAGGACTTTATTGGTATAGCTGGCTTCGATGTCAGCTTACATATCTTCATGTATAatctgtaaaatacaaataagaTTGATACtaattgatgacgtcacaacttGCAATATATAATTGCAATTAACCTGATGGAGCTCAATATCCGGGTTGTTTTATGATTGACATTAAGGTTATTCAATTTACTGTATAAAGAGATGACGTAAGAATTCACATTGTACATCTCACATGGCTGTCATATTATACATGGTgtcaattattcaaatttataattaacAACAGATGCGAACAACATTGAGTTGGAAAGCAATAGTGTGGTATTTCTGTTGCACTCACTGTCAGTATTGTTAAACACGAGCTGAAGATGAGTAGCAGTGTAAATCACTGATAGGTTGTTGAAGGTAATGTCATTTcagtgttgttttgttttcattgtgatcATGACGTCACACACGGTTATTGGAAAGAAATAATAGTTTTTGAGTGTTATATCCCAGTCCATACATGCAATTGTCAGGATGTTCTGATCTTGGTAACTTCATACATGGCGTATTTCACTGTAAAATTCAATAAGCCCATGAATAACTTGCAAGCATGGTATGCGTCCTCGCATAATCCAACTTTAAAGGCAAGAGTCGGATTAGGATTAAACTTTGGCAGTTCTATAGAATATATTGAACAAAAGATGTCTAATCTAATCCATATGCACCCACTGATAGCAGTAATGCAATAACCACGCATCAAATAATTGGTCTTTGCATGTAATGTTACCTATAGTAACCTTTTATACCTACCTTTCTTTTGTAGATTTTCTGCAAGGTCCGTTCGACGATTAGCTTTTAATTGTTGTTGCAGCATGCTGACACTAGCTTTTGTACCAAGGTTTTGTTTCCATGTACacaacattttgtatttctgttCATTGGCATTATTAGGATTATTGTAGATAATTGCATCAATATCAACATCAGGAACTCCAAGGCCTCTTGCTACTCCAATGCATTGCTCTACTGTCAACTTTGCTGAAACAAAGTTGATAACGTCCTTTATGTCCACATCTGCAAGAGAAATTGAAACTGGCATGGAGGCTATTTGAGTAGATCTATATTTAAAACTATCCTACCgtgttgttttatttcattttggcTATACGTCTATGTCATCCTCATATTTAGTCACGTAACCATCAACCTATATTAAAGCAAAGAATGCATTATTGAAAACTTTAAATATTTCATACGCTGagacacacgcgcgcgcgcacacacacacacacacacacacacacacacatacgcacgcacgcacactctcgctcgctcactcactcactcactcactcactcactcactcactcactcactcactcactcacccactcacacatacacagacgcgtgaacacacacatacacacgaaTGAACACATGTGCATATACATACTGTTCGATCCGCTCACTGTACCTACCCACCACCCTTAAATGAAGAAGGACTATACTCGGCGGAAATATCAAGTTTCAAAACTCAGAGTCTCGTTGCCAACCTTACTGCTTGTACTTTCGAAAAGATATGAATTTGACATTATCTTACGCACTTTAAACTATGATAAGGATATGCTCAGATAATTTTGAcctttgaaatattcatgtgaAGTTGTTTTACCGTTTTTCTTTTCCATTTTCGTCCCAGTTCTAAGAACTAACGGCTTTACTTGAAGATGGTATGGGCTCTGTGACTTGTAGGATTTACTGAGGGTAGGCGTAGCACACGATCGTGTAGGAGTTTGTGATGGGTCACTTAACCCGGGATTCTCCTTGTCACCACGTTTAACCCATCGTTGGCTCAAGTGTCCAGAACCCGTTTTCACAGTTGATGCTGATATTGGTGGTAGAACTGACACAGAGGAAAATGGCTCTTGGTTCTTGTCGTTCTTTTCAGTGTTAGACactgtttaataaaaaaaaacatgtcacgCATGAGAAGGGATTGGTTAATTTATCCGGTATAAGTAAATTGGGCGAAATGAACGCTCCAAAGTACAAGATACCAAATAAGACAGTGTACCTTTATCAAAATACTATCCCTAGTGATTACAATGGTGTTCTGGGGATGACGTAGATTTTCCATCCAAGGCATGTGGGATTCTTTTTTTGTTCTACCACAAGAGCAACATACTTGTTTTGTCAAACATCAGGAAAAAAACCGAATGGGCCCACATTTTCTCGAAGTTGTTGTCTTTCTCGCAAAGTACCATTTCTCCCATGACAAAAGTGTGGCTGTCaatggaaaatatattgtttatggttccaagaatcaataggacagtgcAATATAGTTATTTTaaaatggtaaattggaaacgggATTGAAAtgtcgcattcgtttccaatttaccgttccaaagtaactacagTATAATGCACTGTGCTGTGGCTTCAaagtttatttcaaaagtagctagtgtatatatttaattaacTTTGTCAATCAGCTGTATGTCATATACTATTTGTGTTTGAATATGGGTTAATGCTTGGTTTCATAATATTATGGTAATCATGATAAACTTTACATACCAGTGTTCAAGGTTCGTCTTTCTAGTTTTGGATTATTTCTGTTCGCTCCATTGACATTTTGGATGTTATTGTCTTTGTTTACGGTATCATGCCCATTGAAACTACTAATGGTATGTTCAAGAGACGGGTTATCCATCTTAGACAGATTGGTGTCCGATTGGTCGTCATACATCAGATTCAAATTCCATCGATCCCTGTGCAAGTGACAGTGGCCCACTCATTAGAGACTGCGCAGTAGTGAGTCTGGATCTACCTCTCAACGTCGATGCTATGGAATATATCAACCATATGCATATTGATAACTTTTATAATTTGTCCTATTTAAGCACATGAAGGTAAGGGTGGTTCAAAAAGAGAAGTTAACATTTATTCTTTTTTCTGTACCATCTGTCTGAAAAGTGTTTGTCACACATTTTAATCATAGTCCTAACAGGGCCTTTAAGATTCTCTTACATGTCGACGCATATATATCCAGCCAGATTGAACGGCACTATCAGATTTTGTTCATATTATGAAAGAAATGAGGTTGTATGAGCTAGCCTACTTGAAATTTCACATGGTTTTTTCTCTCGTCGAATGTAGCAAATGGTCTAGGAAGCATACCATGTTAAAACGACATTATAGGAATACCATGACATACCTTAGTtttaaataagaaaaaaaaaatagctgaGATTTCGAGAAGTGTAAATAGTTCAAAGCATGGAACCAAACTACGCAAACTATATGTGGAATTGTTTTCAGAATACCCAATATGATTATTGCCAAGTATTCTAGATGTGCAGTTTCAATATATACCAGACATATGATAAGTTGAGAATGACTTGAATTTTATTATCATGTTTAAAATAATGATTGAACTTTTTCCTAGAAGCGTCATATGACCCGGGTCGTTGTTGACAACGAAATATCGCAAACAGACTTGATGGTGTATATTACTTATAGCTCTTACCCGTGTTTTTTCGACGAGCTGTAGATTTTGTTCGCCTTGGAACATTCCCTGGTACAGTGGGCTCTGTCTTGTGCGACAAGTCTTCATGAGAACCGAATACTTGCAAAGACATCCGGGACATTGATGACCGAAGTGTCATTCTACTTGCTACATAGTCAGGAGACAGTGGTAAACTAATAACAGACACGCACCTACCAAAAGCATCTTCCGTATTCAGTATTATTTCACCAATCGGATGGATTGTTAGAGAGCTGTTTCTTGTAAAGCTGATATCTTTTATAGACGGCATAGGTCCACCGTACTTCTTCTTCCTCAACTTCGAAATATCCTTGCCCACATCTTTTAGTTTGTTTTGGGCTTGCCTTGCTAGGCAGACAAACACGCCCTTGTCTCCTTctttgttttcctttagcaatgaATTCACAACGTCCTTAGTTTCTTTGAACTGCTCAGATTGATGTTGCATTTGTTGCCTTCTTTCAACAATACTGTCCTTGCTTGTCTTACAGTATTCATCCAAGTCACCCAATAGCTTCTCTTTCTGTGTTTCCATATCGTGAATTAGTTGCTGAATAAATTCTTCTACCTCCTCTCTCACTTGTTGTTTTGTGTCGGATAGGGATTGTTCGTACTTTTCTAGATTCTCCATGATATTGTCTATCTTCTGTATTCCAGATTCAATTGCTGTTAAACTACCCCACAAATCGTCTTTCTTATTTTCCGCAGCCTGATAAAGGGTTGTTATACGATGCCCTGCATGTATCTTCTTGTCACACGTCGAACAAACAGGTAAGTCACATGACTTGCAAAAGAGCAATGGTTTGTTGTGTACGATACACTGCAAAGTTGTCAAAGGTTTATATGAAGTCGGGTTAAACGCCAACAAGTCTTGCGGTCGAGGATCTGTCTGTATTCCAAAACGCTGTGTCATCTGCAGTAATAGTTGACTGTCAGGGAAACGTCCATGATCTTTTTCTGAGGTGACACGCTTTCGACAAAGTTGACACTCGACAAATGCACTTTCAACAAGTGATTTTTCCAAACACATTTTGCAGCATGAATGGTAACATGGAAGTTGTTTAGGGACGTCTATTTTGTTGTCACACATTGGACATTTGAAAAAATCTAGAAGTTGTTGAGATGCGAGTGCGTTGGCAACTTCCATCTGTATAAGAAAATGTTAACTTcattatatatactatagttTAACAGATATTCTTTAGCCTGATATGCTGAGTCAGAAATTCTATTGTCTTCATATACCACTGACAAAGTGTACTGAATAGGATGACACTGTTTAGAAGACAAAGATAATATTTTTACCCACTTACATTAATCAATATAGCAATCCTTGGACATAGAACTGTCACTATTTGATGAAGGGGACATATTTCCCTTGTGTGTTGCATCGTAGTGTTAGCCTTTACTTGGATGTTTTCTTTGAACTGAATCGCTAATTGACTTTGGTTTAGGCACTTTGTTGCTGACCATTTGGAAAGATAATTGGTGTGATCCAAGGTTTTGTAGTGCATTCAATGTCTTgcaaatttgtttaaaataaaaCGGGCAGTGATGTTTTAAACCTGTCATAGATTTCTCGAAGTATAAAAGTCTAGGATGGCATTTAACAGCTTATATCTCGTTGTGTGaaacattcattattataaTTCATTAGAAGTATAATAGTCTAGTCTTACTTTTAATTTGTACTTTCGAGgtaaatttctaaaaaaaaatgctttgtAAAATATTGCTATCGTCAGCAAAATATAGTTGTGACTTTATCATGTGATGGAAGGGTGTTGGTAACACTTTAAACGTATTTTCAGTTCATTGCCATTTACAAGCAAAAATGAGTACTTACGTTCAAATAAACGATTCTAGGTTATTGATGCCAACATCTGATTCTTTATTACAGCATTTCAAAAAGAACCCAACATCTCATTTATATGTtatgttttctctttcatttctgttttttgtttatttgcaccCATTAACGATATCATTGATAGCACCTAAGTACAGAATTATAACTCATGTATTGTGCATGTACCAGTGTATCATCCGATGACAACGGTACCACATATTGAAGAGTTGACAATAGGTTCACATGGTTGGATACATTAAACACTTGGCCAGtgccaaaacataaaaaagatgGTCGTTAATAGTCCTAAAAAACTGAGACTTTTAAACACGTTATTTATGATACAGCTCTAAACAGGGGTTTCAAGTAGGCGTGATTAATTTGGTACTGAATGTCCTATCTGCGGAGTCTATTCAATTGATAAATTACTGCATTATATATAGGTATCAGACGGGGCAGACTGTCCCCTATGTCGACCTATTAACACAGAAGTTACTCTTAGGCTACATTAACTTATACACGTTTCCAGATTCTAGTGGTAGTTTCATCCCTCACACATACTACAtttctgaaaagaaacaaaGGGCCATTACTGTCCAGATGGTCTTGGTCAATTGAGAGGCATTTCCTCATAAGAAGAAGTGCAAGTTCAAAACCGGAAGATTTGTATAAAAACGAAAGCAGATCTGACTTACACAGGGACTAAGCAAGACTATGTTTCACATTCGATTGATAATCTATGCATCAAGATCAACAAATCGCTGTCACCGAGACACTAATCTGAAATCCCCTTGTATGATGGATATCATGGCTATTATATACAGTACGTGTGAAAGTTGTCATTGTTCTTGCCTAAGGTACTGTTTACAGTTGCTAGGCACTAAACAAAAGTGATGACACAAGTCAGTCACTCAAAGAGCAGCAAGGCATATCATGCACGGAATTATATTGTTAAGTTACTCAAAGGAAGAGCATTCAAGGGTCATCAGGTTAGATACAATACACAATAAAGATGGGAATGTCGCGTTATACAATACCGTTTGTTTTGGAAGTACAAAAGCAGAAAACGATCACCTTAGGGGAACATAAACGAAAAGTCATATAGACTTCACAATAATGAAGCTTTCGTACAACGAGATATAAGCTGTTAAATGCCTCTTAATGTGATTTGAACAACTACAGTGGTAACGTTCCCATAAACAGAAAAATATGCTACCACCAAtagttttacaatttttacatgGGCTTCCTAGAGGTGCTGCTATCTTGTTACACACATACTAAACACATAGATGTACACGTATTTATTAGAGATTTAGAAACACATATAGCTCTCCTGATGTGGTGATAAATTTATACCGATTATCTTGTTCATAAAAACGACAAATTTAATTTAAACCTAAATGCTACCCAAACTAGGATATTAAAACCTTGAAAAAAACCCCGCAAATGTAAGGTTAATTGTTAGGCCTAACATTAGCAAAAACCAGCACAGATTCTCAGTCTCCTCAACTTGTAGATATTATTGACAAAAAGCTCTGGTCGTTTCCTTGCTCATATCATTGTTCATCTGTACAAACTAGATATTTTTGTCTTTTCGACCGAAGAAGTAACTAAAATAGTCATTAAAGCTGACGGTGCTCTGTATTCGTCTGTAGGCCTATAGACCAGAAAGAATTGGTATATCAGTACGGCCGTGTTCAGGTTTTTATATGTGACTTCCTCACATGACATTTGACTGCAATAAACACTACGTTGTTGTTAACttacttacattgtattttgcTTTGACgacatgattttttttgcaaGGGACAAAAAACTTTCTATGAGTATACCTATTTTTGATTGCTGAATATATCGTAGATTGTTACTGAAGGCGTGTTATACTTACCTTCAATGCCTTCTGATTCCACTTGGTTCTGAATTCTTTGTGTCGATCGATAGATTGTATATATTtcggcccctccactgtctatggttatagCTATGTTGTGCAAGAGTGCAGTGACGACTGGTCAGTGGAAAGTATGGGCCCGGTGAGAACCAGTCATGCATGGAATCACGATGCTTTGTTCTTTGGGAGGTCATGTGTTGGTATACGTCGTTCTATGAATGTTCAGGACAATTTTCATTGCGTTTTGCACTCATAGTGATATCAACAAATTGATATATTGAAGCAGGGCAAAATTGAAGCAGggcaaaattaaatgatgagtgtcatatgttttgtgaggggaggactcgattagttgtctaacaactacttccacacccttttcccgaataacacgtttatgtatatacataaggatatttagttctgttctgtatcacattttttttttgtacgtgggaataaattattattatataaagcCATACCCCTATTTAGATGTTCTTAGCattgcatgtataatacaaTTACACGGACAATTTTTCTTTTCCATTAATTTAATATGTGTCTACCTTCTCAGCTCCCGGTCGTACTCAGCGACGATTTACCTTCAAGTTGCGGATATAAGCTTATTTTCGATGCGAGCACAATTTAGCATTGAGGGTGTAGGGGAGATGGACGGGGTGTTCAATAACCTGAAGGTATGGAGACTATGGTCCATGTTCCAAGTTTCCAACGGCCCAAAGATGAAGTGATTGATATTGATTAAACTCAACTTAATACCTCAGGACTTCACCGAATCggatatatatgtacagttaaAAAGGACTCCGAAGTAAAACTTGCCGTGAGAAAAGGATAAGCTGTGGTTTCTTCTTCTACCAGGGTATTTTAGATGATGTCGTATCTAGTACCGGGAACATTGATCGATCGTTCGACATCTAGGTAATGTGGGACGGCTAAGTGTAGGAGGATGTCCGAGTAACTTCGCAATGTTGATCTATGAATGTTTTATACCAGCACCCACGTTATTATAATTTTGAGAGTCTCCTAATTGGTTGCTATGGCATTGAAATAAACTATGCATGGGCCAAAGTACATATAAATAGGTCTAGCAGCCTTTAGACCCGGATCTACGATAAAATAGTTTGAATGAAGGGTCGTTACCAATTCAACAGTAAGACTCCAATTTATGATAGGCCTATGTGATCTCAGGCTGCAAACAACGCATGATGTAAAGTTGGGGAAAAATAGACATTTAAGCctaatttttgtcttttttgaaTTATGGGAAGTTATCGGTGATTGTTCATGCGATGTATAATTGACGAGAAGGGAACAAAAACGCCACCAACGACAGACTTTACGTTTCTATCGTATTTTACTGAAGTTCAGCTATCCCGAAACTGTGTTTTTAAAAACGTGATTTAAAAGGTTTTAGTTAGGAGTGGCAAAACAAAATGGTTTAATTTTTTAGATGATAAACACGAAAATTACACCAATCTAATATCATGTATTAAGGAGTTATAAAGGGGTATTATAAAGACTGGAAATGGGAcagtattttttacattttatgaacCATACAAATGTACGTAGCCTGCAGTGAGCTAGAGCGACCCATCACAgcataaattaaatataaatgactttgccttggtgtttcacccgtataacatgacatttttacacataCTCAAGCAACTTTTAGTGCAAAAGAAACTATTACATATAGATGCCGTGCAAtgaggatgtagaagtagtcgaGTCATTAaaaatcatcaagtcaatgTGTAAAGTCTTCATTACACGCCTGTTTTTTACTGCACtatgaaagaatagcaatatttttcaatatgattgggcaaaggatcttGCTGTGTTTGTactgtctctgttattgttagtctaggaCTGAAATGTGTCTATTTTTGAGTTGAAAATACactgtcccatgagtgaaacaccaagccagcAGCATTGCTACTGTATCAACGTTGAGATTGTAAAGTTACATTGCGATAGGCAATTTATATATAGGATATGCTAGTTGTAGGACCTATACGGTCTTCCAAGTTGTTTTGAGGAGATAAATTACTTTCGTAGACCGCAGTCCCTTACGCATTTCATTGAAGGGATGGAGTTATTTACAAAAATTCTATAAAGATATGTACACTGAGAATAAACATGTATTAACAGATCGCTTACGTAGCATAGCAAAAATCGACGCCTTGGAAccgaaatatttatttatttatttacttatttatctTTCATATatagacaccatttcagtgcattgtcatcgttctcccaatggaaattgttgcaagattacgtacacagaaaaataaacaaaaaggGACAAACTAGGGGAAACGTTTACAGAGgcacagtgtactttaaaagatatccaaCCACATTACCAcactacattcttaagatggCTTTTAGATATCGATGGGTTCGGAGCTCATTTTATGGATAtgggtagattgttccatagaacagcac
The nucleotide sequence above comes from Glandiceps talaboti chromosome 10, keGlaTala1.1, whole genome shotgun sequence. Encoded proteins:
- the LOC144441337 gene encoding tripartite motif-containing protein 2-like, whose amino-acid sequence is MEVANALASQQLLDFFKCPMCDNKIDVPKQLPCYHSCCKMCLEKSLVESAFVECQLCRKRVTSEKDHGRFPDSQLLLQMTQRFGIQTDPRPQDLLAFNPTSYKPLTTLQCIVHNKPLLFCKSCDLPVCSTCDKKIHAGHRITTLYQAAENKKDDLWGSLTAIESGIQKIDNIMENLEKYEQSLSDTKQQVREEVEEFIQQLIHDMETQKEKLLGDLDEYCKTSKDSIVERRQQMQHQSEQFKETKDVVNSLLKENKEGDKGVFVCLARQAQNKLKDVGKDISKLRKKKYGGPMPSIKDISFTRNSSLTIHPIGEIILNTEDAFGRCVSVISLPLSPDYVASRMTLRSSMSRMSLQVFGSHEDLSHKTEPTVPGNVPRRTKSTARRKNTGKSYK